The DNA window CGGGGGTGCTCGGCGAGGTCGTCATCTCCGCCCCGCACCTCAAGACGTCCTACGACCGGCTGTGGCTGACGGACCGCACCGCGGGTGCCCAGGTGCCCGCGGAGGGCCGCTGGCACCGCACGGGCGACGTCGGCCATCTGGACGCCGACCGGCGGCTGTGGATCGAGGGCCGCCTGCCCCACGTGCTGACGATGACGGACGGCCCCGTCGCACCGGTCGGGCCCGAACAGCAGATCGAGACCGTGCCGGCCGTGCGCCGCGCCGCGGTCGTCGGCATCGGGCCGCACCGGCTGCGTCAGGCGGTGGCCGTCGTGGAGACGACCCCGCCCGCCGGGCGCCCTGCGCTGGCCGGACCCGAGGTCACCGCGGCCGTGCGCAGCGCGACCGACCTCCCGCTGGCCGCGGTGCTCGTGGTGCCGGAGCTGCCGACCGACATCCGCCACAACTCCAAGATCGACCGCACGCGACTGTCGGCGTGGGCCGAGGGCGTGCTCTCGGGCGGACGGACGGCGCGGCCGTGATGGTCACCGTCACCGGCGCCTCCGGCTACCTGGGGCGCGCCGTCGCGGCGGAGCTGATCGCCGCCGGTCACGAGGTGCGCACGCTGCAGCGCCGCCCGAGCACCGTCGCCGGCGCCACGGACGTGCTCGGCTCGATCGACGACCCCGCCGTCGTGGCGCGGGCCCTGGACGGCGCCGAGGGCGTCGTCCACCTCGCGGCGAAGGTATCCCTCGCCGGCGACCCGGCCGAGTTCCGCACCGTCAACGTCGAGGGCACGAGACGGCTCCTCGATGAGGCCGGCCGAGCCGGGGCATCCCGTTTCGTGCAGGTCTCCTCGCCGTCGGTCGCCCACGCGGGCGCCTCGCTCGCCGGCGTCGGGGCGGATCCGGCGTCTCCGGCCGACGCCCGCGGCGAGTACGCCCGCACGAAGGCCGAAGCGGAGCTCCTCGCCCTCGCCCGCGACTCGGCCGCCCTGCACGTCGTCGCCGTCCGCCCCCATCTCGTGTGGGGACCGGGCGACACCCAGCTCGTCGGCCGCATCGTCGACCGCGCGCGTCGCGGGCGTCTGCCCCTCCTCGACGGCGGTCGCGCCCTCATCGACTCCACCTACATCGACAACGCCGCGACCGGCATCGCGGCGGCGCTGCATCAGGCCCCGGCCGTGCACGGGCGGGCGTTCGTCATCACGAACGGCGAGCCGCGACCCGTCGGCGAACTGCTGGCCGGAATCTGCCTCGCCTCGGGCGTGCGCCCGCCGTCGTGGAGCGTCCCCGCGGGGGTGGCGCGGGCGGCCGGCTCGCTGATCGAGCGCGCGTGGGCGCTGCGCCCGGGCGCAGACGAGCCGCCGATGACGCGGTTCCTGGCAGAGCAGCTCTCCACCGCGCACTGGTTCGACCAGCGCGAGACGCGCGCGGCGCTGCAGTGGGCTCCGGCCGTGTCGATCGACGAGGGTCTGCGACGCCTCGCGAGCCACGCCGCGGCGGGCCGCTAGCGCGCTCACGCGGCTGGGGGTGCGCCCCGCTCCGGTGCGCCGTGCATGGCGGACTTCGATCCTCCGGGAGTCCGCATTTCCCTTGCGCTCCCTCATACGTCATTCATATGATGTTTGCAGGTGCCCCCCGCACCACCCGTCCACAAGGTCGTGATCGGATCGCGGCTCCTGCGTACGGGCATTCCTCTCCGGACAAGGAGTCCACCCCGTGAAGATCAGCCATCTCCGCGGCGGAGCGTTGGCGGTGATCGGTGCCCTGGCGGTATCCGTCGCCGTCGCCACCCCCGCCGCAGCTGCTGCGCCGAAGACCCTCCACACCTCGCCGGACGGGTCGGGCGACGCCTGCACCGTCGGTCAGCCCTGCTCGCTGCCCACCGCCAAAGACCGCGTGAAGGACCTCGTCGCGGGAGGGGGCGTCGACGTCGTCGTCGAACTCGCCGACGGCACCTACCGCGTCGACGAGCCGCTCGAGTTCCGTCCCGAGGATGCCGGCGGTGCCGACGGGTCGGTCCGCTGGACCGCGGCGCGCGGTGCCTCGCCGATCGTCTCCGGTGCCCAGCAGGTGTCGGGCTGGACCGTCTCGGATGCCGACGCCGGCATCTGGGTGGCGGACACGCCGCAGGGCGTCGACACCCGTCAGCTCTACGTGAACGGCGTGTACGCGCAGCGCGCGCAGCGCCAGGTCGCCGGAGCCGATCTGGCGCTGGATGAGACCGGCATCACGCTGAAGAACCCCGACCTCGCGTTCATGAACGACCTGCCGCAGCCGGACCGGGTGGAGTTCGAGGCGAAGGGCGACTTCACCTACCGGTATTCGCCGGTGGCGTCGATCGCGGACAACAAGGCGACCATGGACCAGCCCGCGTGGGAGAACAACACGTGGGGATGGGACACGCCGCAGTTCGCGCTGCTCGGCGGATCGACCTATTGGTTCTCCAATGCCCTCGCCTTCCTCGACGAGATGAACGAGTGGTACATCGACCCGGACGCCGGGAAGCTGTACTACAAGCCCGGTGCCGGGGTCGACCCGAACACGCTCGACGTCGAGCTGCCGCGGGTCGAGGTGCTCATGAGCATCGGCGGCACGTACGACGAGCCGCTGCAGAACCTCGCCTTCGAGGACATCACCTTCACAGGCACCTCCTGGCTCGGACCCTCCACCGACGGCTACGCCACCCAGCAGAACGGGTCCTACATCAAGGACCACTACGACTACCGGCCGGCTGATGCCTTCACCAGCTGCTCCCGCGGCTGCGAGCTCTTCGAGCGCGCGCGCACCAGCTGGTACCAGGAGCCGGCGGCCGTGCAGGTCTCCGCGGCCTCCGGGGTGCAATTCGAGCGCAACCTCTTCATCACGCTCGGCTCCTCCGCTCTCGGCATCGGCAACGACACCAACGCCGCGCTGAGCGGCGTCGGCCTGGGCGCGAGCGACATCCAGGTCATCGGCAACCGCTTCACCGAGGTCGGCGGCCACGGCGTCTTCGTCGGCGGCAACCGTCCCGAGGCGCATCACCCCGACGACGAGCGGATGATCAACCACGACATCACGGTCGAGCACAACACGGTGACGCGGGCGGCGGTCGAGTACAAGGACAACTCCGGCATCCTCAGCACGTACGTCACCAACGCGCGCATCCAGAACAACGAGGTCTCCAACGTCGCCTACGACGGCATCGACACCGGCTACGGCTGGGGCATGAACGACGCCGGCGGCAACGACGAGTACACCAAGCGCGGGTACTACAACTGGAACACCCGCTACGAGACGCCGACCACGCTGAAGGACAACGTCGTCGCGGGCAACCTCGTGCACAACACCAAGTCGCAGTTCGCGGACGGCGGCTCGATCTACAACCTCTCGGCGAGCCCGGGATCTGTGACCGAGCGCAACTACCTGTACAACGTCTCCGGTGTCGGTCTGTACCTCGACGAGGGCACGCGATCGACGATCTACCGGCAGAACGTGCTGCAGGGCACCAGCCCGTGGGTCTTCACCAACGCGTACAACGCCACGAACACGAGCGACAACCTCCTCACGCAGAACTGGTACAACTCCGGCGGCGCGCAGACTCCGAACCTCGAGTCCAACCGCAACCGTCTCGTGGACAACGTGCAGGTCTCCGGGCTGAACTGGCCGGACGCCGCGCGTCAGGTGATCTGCGAGGCCGGCGTCCCCGCCGATCTGCGGACCACGCTCAACGGGAACCTGTTCAGCGAGAACGCCGCCTGCGGCAGCACCGGAGATCCCGTCAAGAAGCCCTACTCGACGACCGCCACCTCGGCCTCGAGCTCGTACTTCGCTCAGGCCGACGGGTCCTTCGCGATCCGCGCCCAGGGCGCGGACGTGTGGGGCGGCGGCGGACAGCGGGATGACGCCTACGGGTCCATCTTCCAGAAGGACGCCGTCAACGGAGCCTCGAGCGTCTCGGCGCGCGTCGACACGATCGGCGACGCGAACGCCTGGGCGAAGTCGGGCGTCATGATCCGCAACGACATCGACCAGCCCGGTGCGTCTGCCGGCTACGCGCTCGTGGCCGTCACCCCCCGCAACGGCGTCGCGTTCCACTGGGACGCCGACGGCGACGGCTACGTCGAGAGCTCCGCCGCGGCGAACGTGAACACGTTCCGCCCGGTGTGGGTCAAGCTCGACCGGGCAGGGGATCAGGTCAGCGCCTGGTACTCCTACGACGGTGCGAACTACGCGCAGGTCGGCTCCACCGTCGCGCTGAAGAACGCCGCGTCGGTGCAGGATGCCGGCATCTTCTCGTCGTCGCACGACACCGGCCGGTCGGCCGTCAATGTGTTCAGCGACCTCGCGATCGAGCGCGACACGGTGAAGCCGACGGCGACGCTGGCCGCGCCGACGACGGCCGGACCGTTCACCGCGCTCGACCTCCAGGTCGACGCGGCCGATGACCGCGGCCTGTCCAAGATCGTGGCGAACGTCTACAAGGGCGGCACGCTCGTCAAGAGCACGCAGTCCGCGGTGGCGGGGGGCGCGACGAGCGCGACCCACACGGCGTCGGTCTCGCTGCCCGACGGCGAGTACCAGCTCAAGTACAACGCGCACGACCTGGCCGGCAATGTCTCGAAGACCGGGACGTTCGCGTTCACGATCGACGCGACCGCGCCGACCGCGACGGTGAAGGACGGCGCGCAGTTCACCGTGGCGACCGGGGCGACCTACGACAAGGTGAGCTTCAAGCTCTACGACGCCGGTCGCGTCGACAAGGTCGAGCTGAACGGGGTGGTGAAGGACCTGTCGAACAACGCGTGGTCCGACGTCAACTTCGTGACGCCCGGCGTGTTCGGCGCGGTGAAGGGTCTCAACACCCTGGTGGTGTTCGATGTCGCGGGCAACACCGCGACGACGACCTTCACGCTCAACTGACGACACGACGATGCCCCCTCGTTCGGTGAACGAGGGGGCATCGTCGTGCGTGGACGAACCGGGCAGGTCAGCCCTGGACCGTCAGCGCTGGACGGGGTCCGACGCGGAGGCGGCGAGCAGGTCCAGCTGACGACGGTGGGGGAGGCTCTCCCAGTCGCCGCGGCCCAGACAGGCGAACGCGCCCGCAGCCACCGCCGTGTCGAGGCGCTGCTCGGCGGGGGAACCTGCGAGCAGCTCGGCCAGGTACCCCGCGACGAAGGCGTCACCGGCTCCGACCGTGTCGACCGGCACGATCGGCAGCGCGCTTCGTCGCAGCATCCGACCGCCGTCGAGCACCAGCGCACCGCGCTCGCCCAGCTTCAGGGCGACGACGGAGGGGCCGAGAGCGGCGATCCGGGTCACCAGCTCCTCCTCGTCGCCCGCGCCGACGAGGAGTTCGGCCTCGTCCGCTCCGGCGAAGACGAGATCCGCGGATGCCGCGAGCCTCCGGTAGAGCGCACGCGGGTCACGTCCGCGCCACAGCGACGGACGGTGGTTGACGTCGAAGGAGACCGCGATGCCGGCCGCGCGGGCGACCTCGACAGCTTCGTCCACGGCGGCGGCGGCGCTCTCGGAGAGCGCAGGGGTGATGCCGGTCACGTGCAGCACCGACGAGCTGCGCAGCAGCGCGGGGTCGATGTCGTCGGGTGCGAGCCGACTGCCCGCACTGCCCGCCCGCCAGTACTGGACCGAGATGCGACCGGGTGCGGACTCGGCCTTCATCATCGCCCCGGTGCCTGCCGCGTCATCGATCCGCACCACGGCGTGAACGCCCTCGGCGCGCAGTTCGCGGGCGATCCGCCGACCGGCGACGTCGTCGCCCACGCGCCCGACCCAGGTGGCGGCGCCGCCGAGTCGGGCGACGCCGATCGCGACATTGCTCTCCGCACCGCCGAACGACAGCCGGTAGGCGTCGCCCTCGCCCGATTCGACGGGCCGGAACAGCGCCATCGTCTCGCCGAGGGTGACGAGCCCGCCGGTCACGCGGCCGCTCGCGCCTGCAGGGCCGCACGGCCGCGCTCGGTCACCCCGGACAGGTCGCCCGCGTCCAGCTGACGCCGTGGTGCCAGCCAGCTGCCGCTGACGGCGGGCACGGCGGAGTGCGCGAGGTAGGCGGCGGCGTTGTCCGGGCCGACCCCGCCGCTCGGCACGAAGCCCATATCCGGGAAGACCGCCGCCAACGCCTCGATCATCGCGAGGCCGCCGAGTCGATCCGCGGGGAAGAGCTTCACCGCGTCGAGACCGTCGCGGCGCGCGCGCTGCACCTCGCTCGCGGTGGCCACACCGGGCAGCACCGCCAGACCGAGCGCGCGTGCGCGGTCGACGACGGCCGGGTCGTACCCGGGGCTGACGATGAACGTCGCCCCCGCGTCGGCGGCGCGATTCACCTGCTCCTCGTCCAGCACCGTGCCGGCGCCGACGACGAACCCGCGTGGCGCGCCCGCGCTCATCGCCGCGAGCAGCTCCAGCGCGTGCGGCGTGCGCAGCGTGATCTCCGCGCAGGCGATGCCGCCGGCATCCAGCGCCTGCGCGAGGTCGGCGCCGATGTCGGAGCGATCGGCCACCACCACGGGGATGATCGGATGCGGGCGCAGCCAGTCCGTCATCGCCCGAGCCACCCGCCGTCGACGGGGAGGATGACGCCGTCGACGTAGTCCGAGGCGCGGGAGGCCAGGAAGACGGTGGCGCCCCCGATGTCGGAGGCCTCGCCCCAGCGACCGGCGGGGATCCGCTCGAGGATGCTGCGCGAGCGGTCGGCGTCCGCGCGCAGGGGAGCGGTGTTGTCGGTGGCGATGTAGCCCGGCGCGATGGCGTTCACATTCACGCCCCGGGGCGCCCACTCGTTCGCCAGGGCCTTCGTCAACCCTGCGATCCCCGACTTCGCCGCGGCATACCCGGGCACGTTGATCCCGCCCTGGAAGCTCAGCAGCGAGGCGGTGAAGATCACCTTGCCCGAACCGCGCTCGAGCATGCCCTGCGCGACGGCCTGGGTGAGGAGGAACGGGCTGCTGAGGTCGACCTCGACCACGCGGTCCCAGAGGTCGGCGGGATGCTCGGCGGCAGGGGCCCGCTCGATCGTGCCGGCGTTGTTGACCAGGATGTCGACCCTTCGGCCGCGCAGCTCGTCGGCGAGCGCGAGGACCGCGGCGCGATGCGAGAAGTCGCACGCGAAGGACGAGAACGTCCGGCCGTGCGCGGCGACGGCGAGGGCGACCGCGCTGTCGGCATCGGCCTCGCGGGTGCTGACGGCGATGATGTCGGCCCCGGCGCCGGCGAGGGCGTCCGCCATCGCCAGCCCGATGCCGCGGCTAGCGCCCGTGACGAGCGCGGTGCGCCCGGCGAGGTCGAACAGCGAGGCGGTCATCGGTCGCCGCCGACCGCGACGAGGAGCTTCAGCGCCTGTCCGGCTTCGAGCGTCGCGAACGCGTCACCCGTCCGCTCCAGCGGGACGACGTCGGTGATCAGCGCATCGGTCGGGATGGCCCGGCCGCCGGCGAGGAGGTCGACGGCGGTCTCGAAGTCCTGCCGCTGGTAGACCCGCGCACCCAGGAGGCGCAGCTCGCGCCAGAAGACCCGCTGGAGGTCGATCTCCCGCGGCTGCGAGTGGATGGCCACCACGACGATCGTGCCGCGGACCTTGGCGAGCGCGGTCATCCCGCGCACCGCGGCCGCGGCTCCCGAGACCTCGAAGACGACGTCGGCGCCTGCCCCCTGCGTCCACTCCTCGACGGCCGCCGTCTGATCGACGGCGGTCGGGTCGAGCGTGCGGAAGCCGAGCTCGTCGATGGAGGCCCGACGCCCGGCATCCGGCTCGATCACGACGACCTCCGCGCCGACGTGGCGGGCCACGCTGGCGATGAGGACGCCGATCGGACCTCCGCCGATCACCACGGCCTTGTCGCCGGCAGCGAGCTCGGAGCGCCGCACGTCGTGCACGGCGACGGCGACGGGCTCGACGAGGGCTCCCTCGCGCAGCGGGAGGTCCTGCGGCAGCCGCACCAGCGTGCCGGCGGGCACGTTCCAGAGCTCCTGGAGCGCGCCGGGGGAGTCGATCCCGATGAAGTCGAGGTTCTGGCAGATGTGCTCGTTGCCGGCGAGGCACGCGGGGCAGGTGCCGTCCCACGCGAGCGGCATGACCGTCACGCGGTCGCCTTCGGCCCAGCCCTCGACGCCGGTGCCGAGCGCCGTGACGACGCCGCTCATCTCGTGTCCGAAGACAAGGGGATGCTGGACGCGGGCGTCCATGTCGCCGTGGAAGATGTGGAGGTCCGTGCCGCAGAGGCCGGCGTACGCGACGCGCACCTGCACCTGTCCGGGCGGGGGAGCCTGCGGCTCGAGATCCACGGGGTTGACGTTTCGAGCCGAGACGTAGTGAAGTGCGCGCACGACTGCTCCTCTCCGATGAGTGCGGATGAGGTCGCCATCCGCTCCTCCACTGTACGGGTCTTTCTTCATAGGTCACATGTATGATCTAATGAATTCGCGAGCCGCAGCAGCGGCGAGTCGTCAACGACGTCGACCTCTTGAAGGACTTGAAATGGCCACACAGCATCGCCGCTTCTCCCGCGCCACCCGATTCGGGGCCCTCGCCATCGCCGGGCTCGCCGCCGTCGCCCTGAGCGGCTGCGGGGCAGACGCCACCGGAGGAGGGGACTCCTCGTTCGGGTTCACCCAGGCCGAGCAGGAGGCCGACAGCCCCATCACCGTGTGGGTGGATGCCACCCGCGAGCCGATCATCGACGCGTTCGAGGCCGCTCATCCCGACGTGCAGCTGAATGTCGAGACCTACGACGGCAACGCCAGCGGCTCGGCGAGCCTGCAGACGCGCATCGCCCTGTTCGATCAGGCAGGCGAGGGCTGGCCCGATGTCGTCTTCTCCACCCAGAACAACGACGCCTCGTGGGCGTCGAAGGAGACCAACGGCGTGCAGGCGTTCGCCGCGCCCGTCAACAAGGGGTGGTTCGACCAGGAGTTCCTCGACGGCTTCACACCGGGCTCGCTCGACCCGCTGACCATCGACGGCACGGTCTACGGACTGCGCAACGACCTCGCGCAGGTCGTGTTCTGGTACGACCAGACGCTCTTCGATCAGCTCGGCTACACGGTCCCCACGACGTGGGAGGAGTACGAG is part of the Microbacterium lemovicicum genome and encodes:
- a CDS encoding zinc-dependent alcohol dehydrogenase, yielding MRALHYVSARNVNPVDLEPQAPPPGQVQVRVAYAGLCGTDLHIFHGDMDARVQHPLVFGHEMSGVVTALGTGVEGWAEGDRVTVMPLAWDGTCPACLAGNEHICQNLDFIGIDSPGALQELWNVPAGTLVRLPQDLPLREGALVEPVAVAVHDVRRSELAAGDKAVVIGGGPIGVLIASVARHVGAEVVVIEPDAGRRASIDELGFRTLDPTAVDQTAAVEEWTQGAGADVVFEVSGAAAAVRGMTALAKVRGTIVVVAIHSQPREIDLQRVFWRELRLLGARVYQRQDFETAVDLLAGGRAIPTDALITDVVPLERTGDAFATLEAGQALKLLVAVGGDR
- a CDS encoding NAD-dependent epimerase/dehydratase family protein, which codes for MMVTVTGASGYLGRAVAAELIAAGHEVRTLQRRPSTVAGATDVLGSIDDPAVVARALDGAEGVVHLAAKVSLAGDPAEFRTVNVEGTRRLLDEAGRAGASRFVQVSSPSVAHAGASLAGVGADPASPADARGEYARTKAEAELLALARDSAALHVVAVRPHLVWGPGDTQLVGRIVDRARRGRLPLLDGGRALIDSTYIDNAATGIAAALHQAPAVHGRAFVITNGEPRPVGELLAGICLASGVRPPSWSVPAGVARAAGSLIERAWALRPGADEPPMTRFLAEQLSTAHWFDQRETRAALQWAPAVSIDEGLRRLASHAAAGR
- a CDS encoding right-handed parallel beta-helix repeat-containing protein, producing the protein MKISHLRGGALAVIGALAVSVAVATPAAAAAPKTLHTSPDGSGDACTVGQPCSLPTAKDRVKDLVAGGGVDVVVELADGTYRVDEPLEFRPEDAGGADGSVRWTAARGASPIVSGAQQVSGWTVSDADAGIWVADTPQGVDTRQLYVNGVYAQRAQRQVAGADLALDETGITLKNPDLAFMNDLPQPDRVEFEAKGDFTYRYSPVASIADNKATMDQPAWENNTWGWDTPQFALLGGSTYWFSNALAFLDEMNEWYIDPDAGKLYYKPGAGVDPNTLDVELPRVEVLMSIGGTYDEPLQNLAFEDITFTGTSWLGPSTDGYATQQNGSYIKDHYDYRPADAFTSCSRGCELFERARTSWYQEPAAVQVSAASGVQFERNLFITLGSSALGIGNDTNAALSGVGLGASDIQVIGNRFTEVGGHGVFVGGNRPEAHHPDDERMINHDITVEHNTVTRAAVEYKDNSGILSTYVTNARIQNNEVSNVAYDGIDTGYGWGMNDAGGNDEYTKRGYYNWNTRYETPTTLKDNVVAGNLVHNTKSQFADGGSIYNLSASPGSVTERNYLYNVSGVGLYLDEGTRSTIYRQNVLQGTSPWVFTNAYNATNTSDNLLTQNWYNSGGAQTPNLESNRNRLVDNVQVSGLNWPDAARQVICEAGVPADLRTTLNGNLFSENAACGSTGDPVKKPYSTTATSASSSYFAQADGSFAIRAQGADVWGGGGQRDDAYGSIFQKDAVNGASSVSARVDTIGDANAWAKSGVMIRNDIDQPGASAGYALVAVTPRNGVAFHWDADGDGYVESSAAANVNTFRPVWVKLDRAGDQVSAWYSYDGANYAQVGSTVALKNAASVQDAGIFSSSHDTGRSAVNVFSDLAIERDTVKPTATLAAPTTAGPFTALDLQVDAADDRGLSKIVANVYKGGTLVKSTQSAVAGGATSATHTASVSLPDGEYQLKYNAHDLAGNVSKTGTFAFTIDATAPTATVKDGAQFTVATGATYDKVSFKLYDAGRVDKVELNGVVKDLSNNAWSDVNFVTPGVFGAVKGLNTLVVFDVAGNTATTTFTLN
- a CDS encoding sugar kinase, with product MTGGLVTLGETMALFRPVESGEGDAYRLSFGGAESNVAIGVARLGGAATWVGRVGDDVAGRRIARELRAEGVHAVVRIDDAAGTGAMMKAESAPGRISVQYWRAGSAGSRLAPDDIDPALLRSSSVLHVTGITPALSESAAAAVDEAVEVARAAGIAVSFDVNHRPSLWRGRDPRALYRRLAASADLVFAGADEAELLVGAGDEEELVTRIAALGPSVVALKLGERGALVLDGGRMLRRSALPIVPVDTVGAGDAFVAGYLAELLAGSPAEQRLDTAVAAGAFACLGRGDWESLPHRRQLDLLAASASDPVQR
- a CDS encoding bifunctional 4-hydroxy-2-oxoglutarate aldolase/2-dehydro-3-deoxy-phosphogluconate aldolase; the protein is MTDWLRPHPIIPVVVADRSDIGADLAQALDAGGIACAEITLRTPHALELLAAMSAGAPRGFVVGAGTVLDEEQVNRAADAGATFIVSPGYDPAVVDRARALGLAVLPGVATASEVQRARRDGLDAVKLFPADRLGGLAMIEALAAVFPDMGFVPSGGVGPDNAAAYLAHSAVPAVSGSWLAPRRQLDAGDLSGVTERGRAALQARAAA
- a CDS encoding SDR family oxidoreductase, with protein sequence MTASLFDLAGRTALVTGASRGIGLAMADALAGAGADIIAVSTREADADSAVALAVAAHGRTFSSFACDFSHRAAVLALADELRGRRVDILVNNAGTIERAPAAEHPADLWDRVVEVDLSSPFLLTQAVAQGMLERGSGKVIFTASLLSFQGGINVPGYAAAKSGIAGLTKALANEWAPRGVNVNAIAPGYIATDNTAPLRADADRSRSILERIPAGRWGEASDIGGATVFLASRASDYVDGVILPVDGGWLGR